The Deltaproteobacteria bacterium genome segment ATCGACGCGAAGCGCCTGGGGGCTGCGCTGCTCGGGGTGCTGCGCGATCTCGTCGTGCTGCGCGTGGCGCCCGACGCGCCCGAGCTGGTCGAGGGCAGCGATGCCGAGCTCGAGGAGCTGCGCGCCCTCGCTGCGCGAGCCGACGCGGGCCGGGTCCGGCGCATGTTCCGCGCGCTCCTGCGCGAGCAGGAGGACCTGGCCTGGGCGCCGGAGCCGATGGCGGTGCTCGAGATGGCCCTGGTGCGGCTCGCGACGAGCGCGAGCGGCGAGGACGCCGCCGCCCTGCTCGCGCGCCTCGACGCGCTCGAGCGCCGGCTCGCGGGCGCCGGGCCACCCGACGAGCCCGGATCGGGCGGCGGCGGTGGCGGCGGCGGCGGCGGCAGCGCGGGTCGGGGTCCGCAGGGCGCCACGGAGAGGCCGGCGCGCTCCGCCCGAAGACCCGCCACGCCCGCGGCCACCACCGACGCCCCGCCCCTCACCCCTCCCCCCTCCGCGGTCCTCGACCGCCTCCGGGCGGCCCTCGCCGAGAGCGACCGTGGCCTCGCCCTCGCGCTCGAGGACGCGACGCTCCTCGAGCACGATGCGCAGCGCCTGGTGCTCGCCGTCGCCGAGCCCTTCGCCACGCGCCGGCTCGAGCGCCGGCTCGGAGATCTCGAGGCGGCGGCCGCGCGCCTGTTCGGGCGCCCGCTGCGGCTCGTCCTCCGAAGCGCGGAGGCACCGGCGCCCCCGCACGCGGCGGGCGCCTCCCCCCCGCGCCCCGACGCCGACGAGGAGCTCCTGCGCCGCCGACGCCGCGCGGCGCTCGACCACCCGGCCGTGAACGCGGCGCTCGAGATCCTCGGCGGCGACGTCGTCGAGGTCCGGCCCCTCGGGAGCGGGCGCAGCGGCTCCCTCGCTGAGCCCGGAGGCGAGGGATGAGCGCCCCCGACCTCGGCGCCTGGATGCGCCGCGCCCAGGAGATGCAGGGCAAGCTCGCGGAGCTCCAGCGCGAGCTCGCGCGGCGCACGGTGCAGGGCAGCGCGGGCGCCGGCCTCGTCACCGCCACCGTGAGCGGCGAGCTGCGCGTGCTCGCGATCGAGATCGACCCGAAGCTCTTCGCCGAGGGCGACCGCGCGCTCCTCCAGGACCTGACCGCCGCCGCCGTGAACGCCGCGCTCCAGAGCGCCCAGCGCCTGGTCCAGGAGGAGATGCAGCGCGCCGCGGGCTCGCTCGCGCTGCCGCTGCCCGGCGCCCCGGGCTGACGCGTGCGCTCCTCGCCCCCGATCGAACGCCTCGTCGCCGCGCTGCGCCGGCTGCCCGGGATCGGCGAGAAGAGCGCGGCGCGGCTCGCCTTCCACCTGCTCTCGTCCCCCGACGCGCAGGTGCAGGAGCTGGCCGAGGCGATCGTGCGGCTCAAGCGCGAGATCGTGCTCTGCGCCGAGTGCTTCGACCTGACCGACGCCTCGCCCTGCGCGATCTGCCGGGACCCACGCCGCGACGCGGCGCTCCTGTGCGTCGTCGAGGAGCCGGCCGACCTGGCCGCGATCGAGGCCTCGGGGCGCTTCGCCGGCCGCTACCACGTGCTCGGCGGCGCCCTCGCGCCGATCGACGGGATCGGGCCCGAGGAGCTGCGCATCGCCGAGCTCGAGGAGCGCGTGCGCAAGGGCGCCGTGCGCGAGGTGATCCTCGCCACGAACCCGACCGCCGAGGGCGACGCCACCGCCCACCTGCTGGCCGACCGCCTGCGGGGCGCCACGGTCCGGGTCACCCGGATCGCCTCGGGCATGCCCCTCGGCGGCGACCTCGAGTACGCCGACCACGTGACCGTCGGCCGCTCCCTGGACTACCGGCGGGAGATGTGACGGGCTCCCCCTAAAGCCGCGGTCCGCGCCCGCCGATGCGCCGGAGGATCCGAGAGCGAAGCTGCTTGCCGCGCGCCCGTCTCCGGGACTAGAGTGGGCCGCCCGACGAGCCAACGTCTACCACGACTTGCGGACGGACATGCCGATCGTCGACACCCAGCTCGTGCTGTACGACGAGGACTACCGCAAGGTCCTGGGCGTCTGCGAGCGCCTGGCGCGCGACGCCCATGCCAAGGGCGTCTTCGTGGTGGACAAGAACGGCCAGCTCCTCGCCGAGGCGGGCGACGTGCGCGGCATCGACACCACGAGCCTCGCCTCCCTGACCGCGGGCTCGATCGCCGCCACCGGCGGCCTCGCCAAGATCATCGGCGAGGAGGAGTTCCCGATCCACTTCCACCAGGGCGCCCGCGACAACCTCCACATGACCGTGGTGGGCGGGCGCATCATCCTGGTCGTGGTCTTCGACGAGCGCTCGTCGCTCGGCCTCGTGCGGCTGCGCGTCAAGAAGGCCGGCTCCGAGCTGGCCCGGCTCTTCGAGGAGATCCGCAAGAAGAGCGAGCGCGCCCGGGCGAGCGGAGGAAGTCCCTTCGCCGAGATCACCGACGACGACATCGACAAGCTCTTCGCGGACTGACGCTGCCCCATGTCGTTCATCAACTACGCATCGCGCGAGATCAACTGCAAGATCGTCTACTACGGCCCCGGCCTGTGCGGGAAGACGACGAACCTCCAGTACATCTACCAGAAGACGAACCCCGACCTGAAGGGGAAGATGATCTCGCTCGCCACCGAGACCGAGCGCACGCTCTTCTTCGACTTCCTGCCGCTGGCGCTCGGGCAGATCCGCGGCTTCAAGACGCGCTTCCACCTCTACACGGTGCCCGGCCAGGTCTTCTACGACGCCAGCCGCAAGCTGATCCTGAAGGGCGTCGACGGCGTGGTGTTCGTGGCCGACAGCCAGATCGAGCGCATGGAGGCGAACCTCGAGAGCCTCGACAACCTGCGCGTCAACCTCTCCGAGCAGGGCTACGACCTCGACAAGCTCCCCTACGTCGTGCAGTACAACAAGCGCGACCTGCCCAACGCCGCGACGCTCGAGGAGATGCGGCCCCAGCTCAACCCGGCCGGCGTCCCCGACTTCGAGGCCAGCGCCAACGTCGGCAAGGGCGTCTTCGAGACGCTCAAGATGTGCGCGAAGGGCGTGCTCTCGGATCTGCGGAGGATGG includes the following:
- the dnaX gene encoding DNA polymerase III subunit gamma/tau; translation: MSYQVLARKWRPQRFDDVTGQEHVTRALRNAIAQGRVPHAVLLCGPRGVGKTTIARILARCLNCEKGPTDTPCGECSSCLEIAAGTSTDVQEIDAASRTSVDDVRDLIESIRYAPQPGKHRIYVVDEVHMLSVPAFNALLKTLEEPPPRSLFVFATTNPEKIPFTVTSRCQRYELRRLPTAEIAARLAEVAQAEAVAISPRSLQAIARESQGSLRDGLTLLDQVIAVGGTEVDDERVAQVLDLVDRHVLVEAVAACVDADPPRALAALGRAAALGIDAKRLGAALLGVLRDLVVLRVAPDAPELVEGSDAELEELRALAARADAGRVRRMFRALLREQEDLAWAPEPMAVLEMALVRLATSASGEDAAALLARLDALERRLAGAGPPDEPGSGGGGGGGGGGSAGRGPQGATERPARSARRPATPAATTDAPPLTPPPSAVLDRLRAALAESDRGLALALEDATLLEHDAQRLVLAVAEPFATRRLERRLGDLEAAAARLFGRPLRLVLRSAEAPAPPHAAGASPPRPDADEELLRRRRRAALDHPAVNAALEILGGDVVEVRPLGSGRSGSLAEPGGEG
- a CDS encoding YbaB/EbfC family nucleoid-associated protein, with the protein product MSAPDLGAWMRRAQEMQGKLAELQRELARRTVQGSAGAGLVTATVSGELRVLAIEIDPKLFAEGDRALLQDLTAAAVNAALQSAQRLVQEEMQRAAGSLALPLPGAPG
- the recR gene encoding recombination mediator RecR, whose translation is MRSSPPIERLVAALRRLPGIGEKSAARLAFHLLSSPDAQVQELAEAIVRLKREIVLCAECFDLTDASPCAICRDPRRDAALLCVVEEPADLAAIEASGRFAGRYHVLGGALAPIDGIGPEELRIAELEERVRKGAVREVILATNPTAEGDATAHLLADRLRGATVRVTRIASGMPLGGDLEYADHVTVGRSLDYRREM
- a CDS encoding roadblock/LC7 domain-containing protein, coding for MPIVDTQLVLYDEDYRKVLGVCERLARDAHAKGVFVVDKNGQLLAEAGDVRGIDTTSLASLTAGSIAATGGLAKIIGEEEFPIHFHQGARDNLHMTVVGGRIILVVVFDERSSLGLVRLRVKKAGSELARLFEEIRKKSERARASGGSPFAEITDDDIDKLFAD
- a CDS encoding GTPase domain-containing protein, which produces MSFINYASREINCKIVYYGPGLCGKTTNLQYIYQKTNPDLKGKMISLATETERTLFFDFLPLALGQIRGFKTRFHLYTVPGQVFYDASRKLILKGVDGVVFVADSQIERMEANLESLDNLRVNLSEQGYDLDKLPYVVQYNKRDLPNAATLEEMRPQLNPAGVPDFEASANVGKGVFETLKMCAKGVLSDLRRMAR